The Phoenix dactylifera cultivar Barhee BC4 chromosome 9, palm_55x_up_171113_PBpolish2nd_filt_p, whole genome shotgun sequence genome window below encodes:
- the LOC103716282 gene encoding HMG-Y-related protein A-like has protein sequence MATDEDSSLPFLPPYPEMILAAISALDEKSGSSKSAILKHIDAAHGDQLPPSHESLLAAHLTRMTEAGELVFVDNCYLRASPDVPPPPKRGRGRPPKPKLSLSPDGPRRPRGRPPKPRDPTAPVKGTRPRGRPPKKPRAASASADAGPKRPRGRPPKVRPQFAEVGFV, from the exons aTGGCCACTGACGAAGACTCTAGTCTCCCCTTCCTCCCCCCGTACCCCGAG ATGATTCTGGCGGCGATCTCGGCGCTGGACGAGAAGAGCGGGTCGAGCAAATCGGCGATATTGAAGCACATCGACGCGGCGCATGGGGATCAGCTGCCGCCGTCGCACGAGTCGCTGCTGGCGGCGCACCTCACCCGCATGACGGAGGCCGGCGAGCTTGTCTTCGTCGACAACTGCTACCTCCGCGCCAGCCCCGACGTTCCGCCGCCCCCCAAGCGCGGCCGCGGCCGCCCACCCAAGCCcaagctctccctctcccccgacgGTCCCCGCCGCCCGCGCGGCCGCCCTCCAAAGCCCCGAGACCCCACCGCTCCCGTCAAGGGGACCCGCCCCCGTGGTCGCCCCCCCAAGAAGCCCAGAGCCGCCTCGGCTTCCGCCGACGCCGGTCCCAAGAGGCCGCGCGGCCGGCCGCCCAAGGTAAGGCCCCAGTTTGCCGAAGTGGGGTTTGTATGA